A window of Rhizobium favelukesii genomic DNA:
AGGTGCCGCAGCGCTGGTTCTCCTCGTGGTGACCTTGTCGCTTTATGCCGTGCAGCTGCGCTTCCTCGGCAACCAGAACCCGGGAGGACGTTGACATGTTGCTCAACTTCGACCGGCTCGGCTGGTGGAAATATATCCTGCTGGCGATCACGCTTCTGACCGCGGCCTTTCTGGTGCTGCCGATCGTCTTTATCGCGGCGCTCTCCTTCGGCTCCTCGCAATGGCTGATCTTTCCGCCGCCCGGCTGGACGTTTCAATGGTACAGCGAGCTCTTTGCCGATCCGCGCTGGCTGGAATCGGCCTGGACGAGCTTCAAGATCGCGGTCATCGTGACGATCCTGTCGGTGCTGCTCGGGCTCGTGACGTCCTTCGGGCTGGTGCGCGGTTCGTTCCTGTTCCGCGATGCGCTAAAAGCGCTTTTCCTGACGCCGATGATCCTCCCTGTCGTGGTTCTTGCGGTTGCCCTCTATGCCTTCTTTCTGAGGATCGGCCTCGGCGGCACGTTGGCTGGCTTCGTCATTTCGCACCTCGTTCTTGCGCTGCCTTTCTCGATCCTATCCATCTCCAGCGCGCTGGAGGGCTTCGACAAGTCGATCGAGGATGCGGCCGTTCTTTGCGGCGCCTCCCCTCTGGAAGCAAAGATCAGGGTCACCCTGCCTGCGATCAGCCATGGGCTGTTTTCGGCGGCCGTCTTCTCGTTCCTGACATCCTGGGACGAGGTGGTGGTGGCGATCTTCATGTCCAGTCCGACCCTGCAGACGCTGCCGGTAAAGGTATGGGCGACGCTGCGGCAAGATCTGACGCCAGTTGTCGCTGCGGCGTCGACCCTTCTCATCCTTTTGACGATCCTCTTGATGGCGCTGGTTGCCATCGTGCGTAAGGTACTGAAACAATGAAAGAACCATTCCTTCAGATCCGCGGAATACGCAGGGAATACGGCCCTGTCGTTGCCGTTCACGACGTCAATCTCGACGTTCGGCGCGGGGAGTTCCTGACCTTTCTCGGACCGTCCGGATCCGGGAAAAGCACCACCCTCTACATCCTCGCCGGGTTTGAAACTCCGACGAAAGGCGACATCACATTAGAGGGCAAGACCCTCCTCGCCACGCCGTCGCACAAGCGCAACATCGGCATGGTGTTCCAGCGCTACACCCTGTTTCCGCATCTGACGGTGGGCGAAAACATCGCATTCCCGCTGAAGGTCCGGCGCAAGTCCAAGGCCGAGGTCGACCGCAAGGTGAAGGAGATGCTGCGACTCGTCAGGCTCGAAGGCTTCGAAGATCGCAAGCCCGCGCAAATGTCCGGCGGCCAGCAGCAGCGTGTCGCCCTTGCCAGAGCCCTTGCCTATGATCCGCCGGTGCTTCTGATGGACGAGCCGCTGTCGGCGCTCGACAAGAAGCTGCGCGAGGAAATCCAGCATGAGATCCGCCGAATCCATCAGCAGACCGAAGTGACGATCCTCTACGTCACGCACGATCA
This region includes:
- a CDS encoding ABC transporter permease; translation: MLLNFDRLGWWKYILLAITLLTAAFLVLPIVFIAALSFGSSQWLIFPPPGWTFQWYSELFADPRWLESAWTSFKIAVIVTILSVLLGLVTSFGLVRGSFLFRDALKALFLTPMILPVVVLAVALYAFFLRIGLGGTLAGFVISHLVLALPFSILSISSALEGFDKSIEDAAVLCGASPLEAKIRVTLPAISHGLFSAAVFSFLTSWDEVVVAIFMSSPTLQTLPVKVWATLRQDLTPVVAAASTLLILLTILLMALVAIVRKVLKQ
- a CDS encoding ABC transporter ATP-binding protein, with translation MKEPFLQIRGIRREYGPVVAVHDVNLDVRRGEFLTFLGPSGSGKSTTLYILAGFETPTKGDITLEGKTLLATPSHKRNIGMVFQRYTLFPHLTVGENIAFPLKVRRKSKAEVDRKVKEMLRLVRLEGFEDRKPAQMSGGQQQRVALARALAYDPPVLLMDEPLSALDKKLREEIQHEIRRIHQQTEVTILYVTHDQEEALRLSDRIAVFSKGVIDQIGTGPELYANPRTRFVAEFIGDSDFISCDLLSSSDGQATISLGGGSVFNHIPVHGNGTSGTRAALMLRPERIRLSRAQAAGAGLAATVSDITFLGNNIHVSTEMATGEALAVRLPFGHEAIAGLSRGDIVHLDFDPGAAHVFC